GATTATTCTGAGAACAGTCTGCTTCCTCCTTCAGTTCTGCCactgcttctcttttctctctctctggtcatTTTTTGCAGTACAGAGAAAACTCgtacacagaaaacacatctggaTACGTTCAGCCTTAAATCAGAAAAACTCAACCTGGatcatagaatagaatagaatagaacatgcattaaatgtcatttcatgGGTAACACAACAAGTAAATACAATGGTATCCAGTTCATAATTGAAACCATAGAACGTCagggtccaggtcctctggttCTACGTCAGGGTCCAGTAGGATCAGAGACTCAGTGGAAACTCAGAGGATGAAAAAGACGTCCAGATTATTTGTCTAAATGtgaagacgtccagcagagacatgagcTCAGAACCGACCCAGGTCCACCAGCTACTGTCTGGACcagtctggacacaagtggtcttcatggaagagctgcagccaaacatccctctgacatggaaacaagaccaagagactccaccatggaccagaaccagaaccaggaccaggacctgggtTTAGAaccatctggactgatgagtcaacacCAGTCACTTCACTCTGAGCTTTGATTTAAACACTCGACTTATTTATCATGACTTTACTCAGATGAAGAAAGAGTCACGTTGGAGTTTACgctcatttaattcattcattagtttCTTGTTCTTTGGTTCTGATATCCTGACGTCTGGAGTCGTGTTTTTAGTCCTGAGCTGAGctcatcaagtcatttctcagtcaatgaatgaactgaggtgtttcctctttcacttcctcctccgtTCACGTGAATTAAATCTGCTGAATGCTTTTTCTTCGAGGCTTAAACgttgtggtttttcagatgaaCGGATCTGAAGTTTGGATCCAACTTCTGCATCAAGTTCAATGAAAATGTTGAACTGTGCTTTTAGGTTTCAGGTCAATCTGCTCATTTCTAGTAGCTCATTAGCATTCCTCTCTGCTAATATGCTACTTCTTAGcagcttgttagcatgctactCTCCTAATATGCTACTTCTTAGCAGCTTGTTAGCATCCTACTATGCTAATcgccagggaggacatcagtgtGATCACCACCGATAAAccactgacaagtcttctcttgcatttaaaagggtttattacaagaaagaacaatgtcaaaaactcagTTGTTGAATCCTCTCTGTCGTTCAGCTGCTGCAGTCGCCTTATATGTGATTCTTATCCCCAAGAACCACCATTCATGAACAAGGAAAACTTTTCTCCTGACGTCCAGTTGGTTTTACGAGCTGACATCtggtaaataacattttaacctTTAGATTTTGCACACATTTCaccaacaggaaaaacacacaaccagcaTATCCTGGATgaatcccttatcctggtttcATGCCACGGCCCCAGACTTATTCATCCATGGCCGTGATCTGGAACTATCTCTGCAGCCGCTCCCCGAACTCTCTTCATTTGAAtgctttgcatttaaatgtaagtTCCCTTCCCCtgtgctgctcctcctcatctaCCGACCATCCAAACCAAACTCGTCATTCATCTCTGAGAAATCAAATCTTCTCACAACTGTACATCATCGAAGGACACACCCTGGACTTGGTCATCACAAACTCTGCCCCTCTCACCAACCTGCAGGTACATGACCTTGGTGTGTCAGATCACACCAAACCCAATCATCATCCATAACCAGCATCACCTCCTCTGGCTCCAGTATCACTCTGTCATCAACAgtcacaaatcaaatcaactctGAATCCCACGTCTACCACCTGGTCCGTGCCTTTGTCTCCTCCAGACTAGATTACTGCAACTTCTCATCGGGATCCCCAGCAAGAGCCTGCAGAGGCTCCAGTACATCCAAACCTCTGCAGCCAGGATCCTGGTGAGAGTGCGTAAACATGAGCACATCATCCCCATCCTCCGCTCACTCCCCTGGCTTCCTGTTTCCACCAGGattccaccaccacctcaaagaACACATCACGCTCCCTTCCAGAACCAGACCTAAGACCACGGGAGATAGGCCCACAACCCACCGACtgtttccaaaaacatttctttttagtacAATTTTTGATTCTCCATCTAAGAAGTTTTAAACTTTCTAAACCTTCTTATCTTGTTTTCTATTTGAAACATGATGAtggataaaagctctaatgTAAGAAACTCCACCACTGAgactggaaatgaaaagaaagtttGGGCCTGACGGGAAGACGTTTCTTGTCCTGAACGTGGCAGTGTTTCTTAGAACATCCTCcaacacatttcacttttaaagacATTGGAAGAAAAACACTCTACACTTCCTTATTCCACGAGAAACATGAAACCTCATCACATTCTACTTCCTGCTAACTCCTGGTTCGCGTTCCTGTTTccttcattaaatgtttattctaTAGTAATTCAATTATGAATAGTAATATCAGctcattaattaaaatatataactaAAGACATCATGCAGAGAGAGTGGTAGACAAGGACTCCATGTAGACATCCAGTAGGGCTGCCTGACCACAAAAAACCAGGACTAAGGAGGAGTTCAATCCTGGATGTATGTTTGGTTTGGATATATTGGTTGAAACTTGGACTGGTTGGAAACAGTGGCTGAGAGGAGGACGAAGGACAAAATCTGTTTAATGTTGGACAATCGCTCTCATTCTCTGATGTTCATCTCCTGCATTCAGAGGATCATTCACCCCAGAGCAGAACTGAAGCTTCAGACGCTGCTTAGTGGCCACAGACatcagctctgacctcactgagcccacATGTAGACGCACAACTGCTGccactttgtgtactgtacttgtAAATGCCATTGTATTTGCCTTtgataataattcataaatatgttgttggacaggataaaatgttaaaaatgttaattcatgTGTTTAAGAAGAAGGggttaatttaattgtatttacatAATTTGTTTAATGGCTGCAGTTGTAATCAGTTAATTGTGTTGCTACGGCAGCTAAAGTGATAACGCTGCATGCAAAGCATGGCCTGAGATGTGTTAAAGACGTCTCTCATGACAAGCGGCCAACAAGGTATTTTTCGTTACATTCGTgatgtattttgtttatatttacacaGCGCAATTTTTatgctttgttattttctgtgcaGTCATTATTGCaaactgatatattttattgtttatgtcTTAGTTCTCACGGCATGAAAGCAAGAGGGCGAGATGGATGGAGAAAAGCCTGATAAATGCCAGTTTCAAAGAACCCGATCCGTGTCTGCTCCACacgggaggagaggaagagaccGGTGTAACATTAAGTGAAGTCCATACATGTGCTGCTGCATTATGGTGATTAGACTGAGTCTGAAGCGTAACTTTCAAAGTGAAGCCAGGAAACTCTCCGCCTGCCTAAGTAAAGTGGAGAGAGACCCGAACTACACTAAGCAAAAGTTTTGGGATAAGGAAAGAGTGGATGTTGATAAGTGATTTTTGTTAGAGGTTAAGGGGAATCATTTTATATTGTGTACTTGATGCATCTGTAATTTAAAACCATTATCTTTTCAATGAATGTTCagagtatttgtgtttgtgatttcaCTGGGTTTTAAATTGACACTAGCTTTAAGTTTGATAAGTTGCTAATGCTAAAACAGTCATCTGATACGATTTGTGTTTACAAATCAAGTCAAGCATAATCACTTTGTCTACATACAGTGATTAAAGAATCTCTCTTAAACCTACTGTAACTCAGTTTAACACAGATaacaacatatacacacataacaGAGGCGCTGAAGATTTCTCAAAAtgtctgacacaaacactgagtCCTGCCATAAAGATGTAGGATCACCTGCTGAACCTgaagccacaaacacacaatcagcaGAAGCACAAATTCTGCGAAGAAGCGGAAGAAACCGAACTTGGACAGAAAAGGGACAGGAACTTAAAGAGAAAAGGCTGAAGACTTTGCAGCATAGATACAAAATCATCTATGAGAAATGGAGGTACCATGCAAGGGTAGGCAAAGAAATACTGTCTGATACGGCCTCAGAAGATGATTTAAAGTCATTGATTGAAGATATTAAAGTTGCTTGCTCTAATGTTAAGACTATCTATGAAGAGTTACGTAGAGTTCAAGCACCAGACCCAGATGTGAGGCGTAGAGTCGACACATGTGTATCCCTCTCCGATCATATTATACAAAGGGCAGTGAGAAATCTGACAGGACACCCAGAGCAGGAAAAGGCAGAACCCTGGCCTGACGTTGGATCAATCCTAGATTCCACAACTTCTTCATCAAAGTCTCACAAGTCAAGGTATGGTTCTGTCCACTCCAGCTTTCTCTGTAAAAAGAATGAGCTCTCAAGTAGTGCTGGCGTGTTGGATGAACAAGATAGGAAGCAACAGAACTGCAAAGATTAGAAGCTGAAGATAAACATCAGTGCACAGTTGAGTATGAGAAGCTAGTAGACAACAAGCGATCCAAGAAAGGCGCAGAAAGACTGAAGCTCTTAGAGGAGTAAAGAAACTGAATGCTTGCAATGCTGAAAAAGGTCTATGCCCAGTTGAGTAACTGCAGCACTCTTCAATGCTGAATGATGCAGATCAGGAGTCGACTTTAAAGTTGCTTTAAATTCCTATCTCAATGGTGTTCAACATTCATACCACAACCTCATCCAGTCATAACTCAGGCCCCGAGTTCAGTTCTGCCACTGCTTCATACCTCTCTCTTTGATCAAATTTGCTAATACAGAGAAAATGTCAAGAACACAGTTAGGTTGGTCCTCTGTGTTCAGCATGCTACGTTCATGCTGGTTAAAGACTATGAAATCTAACTGAATCGTCTTCCTTCAACCAGAAACTGCATGTTTACTGGTGACCCCTTTGAAGTTTAATGATTGGATTGTCATTTGAACATTACATCACATGGAAAACATTCCAAGATGAATTGGTTTACTAAGACAATCAGGTGTCCCAGAAAGAAGGCGGTGGTAAGGTTTTTCTTTCTAGGACAGTGACAGCTTATGACTCAGCCTGGCAGCTATTGAACCTCTTGGAGACCTTTCCTAGTAGAAGTCCTTCAGAGTAGCTCCCGGCTAATAGcctcctcctagcttcccagctaatagtagctcccagctatagcagctcctcctagctatctcagctaattgtagctcccCTAATAGCACTCCtctagcttctcagctaatgTAGCTTCCAGCTaattagctcctcctagctctCACTTTAGTAGCTCCTCCTGCTatatagcagctcctcctagcctccagctTACTCAGCTCCTCCTAGCTCCTCACTATTTGTAGCTCTCCTCTAGCTAGCTTTGTCGCTAGTAAATTTCTCCTGTGACATCAATTCATACTTACAAATGCTTGAAACAtggcattttatatttaatctatTTCTCAGCTTGTGTTCAGttactgtacattttaaaacagtatTTCTATGCTATTTCTGACTGAAGTGAAACATTCATCTCTGTGTAATCGTAACGGTGTTGGAGCAGATGGAGTATTTTTAAAGAGTTTCCTCTCTTGTAGAGTGGTTTAGGCACGAAGCTTAATTAATCAACCATGGAAGCATTGAAGAGTCCAACCAGCTTTTAAGTCTCGCCTCCTCTATCACCTTATTCCTCTTCTGACAGCCTCTTCATTTACACAGAACATCAAGTGCAGATCTGGTGGATGACGTTGTTTTCAGAGCCTCATCAGGTTGAAATGACTCTAATCAGCGGGGCTTCATGAGCGCTGATTAAAACACTATCTGAGTCAGAGTGATCTAGAAACCTAAATATCTGATTTATGCTCTTACCAGATGTCATtcatgcaaacatttttttagcTGTAGACTGTATTCTCTTCAggttttctctttctatttcttttaaactgtttcaCCTTGTCCAGTAACTGTTTGGTTTCTTCTTTCAGGATCAACCTCTATGTGGACtcttacacttattttttttcatctgtcaATACTGATAAACACTTGACAACCAGACACAAACCATCAAACCGGGGGAAAAGTTAGAAAAACCACAAAACGTGAAGAAAGACGAAACCATTTGTAGAAGCTAAGAATGAAATCTAAGGAAAACAGATAAGAAGAGAAGGTCAAATGCCAGGCCATATGGTGAATGATGATAGAGTCCAGCACTATTAGAAAATGATCCGATGTTCATGGTctgaatttccaagtatttcagatATCGTCTTTCTTAAGTGTAGCTGGCTTTGCACTCTCTATTAACTCTGTCTAATATGCTACTTCCCAggagcttcctagcctccaagctaatagcaTCTCCTTCTAGCGTCCTAGCTACCCACACTGCAGGGAGTTCAAAGAGAGCACGCtcatgattcatttattcatttatttattttatttaacagggaCAAAACAAACGACATCACCAGAGACGACTGGGAGGACGTCATGTCTTTAAGACTTGTTGCTTCTTTGTCCCTGGCCAGACTTTTAAATACAATGAGACAATCACACAACTACGGTGAAtctatttacacacaaaaacaaagataaataaaaaactggttTAGCCCAgtacaagatggcggcgcccatCTCCAGCATCCAGCAGAAACCAAACAGATGAAACggccaaaatacaaaaataaaaaagatgtgaGAACTAattccagttgtttcatttccatgAGCTCAGTGATGacggattcattcattcattaattcttcttggagctggaggtggtggagctggatgtggtggagctggaggtggtggagctggatgtggtggagctggaggtggtggagtTGGGTGGTGGAGTTGATTTCAGGAAGTCTTTCAGATGCTTCTGTGCAAACTTTGATTCAGGATCAACGCAGATGACAACATTCCTCTTAGTTGTGACTCTGTAAGAAACACAAGAAGTCGACTGTGAGATCAGCGCCCTCAGATAAGACGTCCAGACAATGAACCTGAAGAAAGGGACCAACAGAGTCCAgcagcacttcctgtttctactcACATCATGGCTTTGGTTTTGCAGTGGTCTGGGCTCATCTCTACACGCTGCACCATGTGCTTGGGGATGATTACTGGTTTGATATCCTCtggacagcagctgcttttacTCAATAAGTCCACAGCAActgaagctgaaaacacaaacatgctcaTTTAATATGAAGCATGGACATGCTGGAGACAAGAACtcagagaggacacagagacatgaactcagagaggacacagagacatgaactcatagaggacacagagacatgaactcATAGAGGCAGGAGACATTACGGCAGCAACATGACGAAAAGCAGAAAGCAGTCAAGAGTCAGGAGTGTGAGGATCAGTAGTGTCTTCATGCTTCAGGCTGGAGTCTGGAGTGGAAGCTGGATGAAGCTGGATGAAGCTGGATGGAGCTGGATGAAGCTGGATGGGATGAAGCTGTGAAGGGATGAAGCTGGATGAAGCTGGATGAAGGATGAAGTGGTGAAGCTTCTAAGAGATGGAGTGAGGTGAGCTCTGAGAGGCTCCGTCCTCTCTTTATATGCATGCCCAGCTTGTCTTTCTCGGAGAGAATTATTCTGAGAACAGTCTGCTTCCTCCTTCAGTTCTGCCactgcttctcttttctctttctctggtcATTTTTTGCAGTACAGAGAAAACTCgtacacagaaaacacatctggaTACGTTCAGCCTTAAATCAGAAAACTCAACCTGGATCATAGAATAgaattagaatagaatagaatagaatagaagagaCAATAGAATACAAATGcattaaatgtcatttcatgGGTAACACAACAAGTAAATACAATGGTATCAGTCAATTGAAACCATAGATTCAGGTCAGTTCTGTCTACGTCAGGTCATGCCTTGGTTCAGTAGGGTCATGCCTTGTCTATAGGGTCAGTCTGGCATAGGGTCGGGTCCTGGTTCGCAGGTCCTCTCTGGTTCTACGTCGGTCATGTCTTGGTTCTAGTCAGGGTTAGTCTCGGCTCTACGTCAGGGCAGTCCTCGTTTACTCAGGTCTAGGTTATCAGTAGTAGTCAGAGACTCAGTGAATAGAGGATAAAACACGTCCAGATTATGTCTGTCTAAATGtgaagacgtccagcagagacatgagcTCAGAACGACCCAGGTCCACCAGCTACTGTCTGGACcagtctggacacaagtggtcttcatggaagagctgcagccaaacatccgtccctctgacatggaaacaagaccaagagactccaccatggaccagaaccagaaccagaaccaggacctgggCTCAGAaccatctggactgatgagtcaacacCAGTCACTTCAC
The sequence above is drawn from the Mugil cephalus isolate CIBA_MC_2020 chromosome 3, CIBA_Mcephalus_1.1, whole genome shotgun sequence genome and encodes:
- the LOC125005814 gene encoding pheromone-processing carboxypeptidase KEX1-like, encoding MVQRVEMSPDHCKTKAMIVTTKRNVVICVDPESKFAQKHLKDFLKSTPPPNSTTSSSTTSSSTTSSSTTSSSTTSSSKKN